In a single window of the Caulobacter soli genome:
- a CDS encoding TonB-dependent hemoglobin/transferrin/lactoferrin family receptor has translation MSRAKLVCFAAASASALLCAQAAFAAETASDAAELDKVTVTATRSEKKLQDAPVTASVISDQDIEDGLVKDIKDLVRFEPGVSVRRAPARFTAAGASTGRDGNSGFNIRGLEGNRVLIMVDGVRVPDGYAFGAQNMGRGDYVDLDTLKSVEIVRGPASALYGSDGLAGSVNYFTKDPSDLLTGGKSFALRGRVGYASADESWTESLTAAGQSGNWEGMVAYTRRDGEGQKTAGTNDSANTDRTTANPEDDQSNAVLARVVYTLNDQNRFRLTYDHLDSDTSWTVLSAIAKPPLASTSVLGLTAFDKMKRDRVSFDHRYTGGQGLIQSAQTTLYYQNSTTRQYSAEDRNTAVDRTRDATFDNEVWGAALELHSDATIGGVTNKFVWGGDASITRQEGVRDGTVPPAGETFPTRAFPTTDYTLAGAYAQDEVAVGPVTFYPAVRFDYYKLEPKKDALFTANVPASQSDSHVSPKLGVVWKATDLVTVFANAAAGFKAPSPSQVNNGFANLVSNYMSVSNPDLKPETSETFELGFRLNRPTWNASVTGFTGKYDDFIEQVQVRGAFTPTNPAVYQYINQSKAEISGAEARFVTELGHGFTLQGAASYARGNSENNGVKAPLVTIDPVKVVAGLSYRDPAGRFGGALNAVHSAKESAGRSGVSCSITTGTPPRTLTGSDYCWMPKEFTVFDLTAYWNVTDNVTLRGGVFNLTGQTYAWWGDVRGLADNSVVKDAYTQPDRNYSVSLAVKF, from the coding sequence ATGTCTCGCGCCAAACTCGTCTGTTTCGCCGCCGCCTCTGCGTCGGCCCTGCTCTGCGCTCAGGCTGCTTTCGCGGCCGAAACCGCCTCCGACGCCGCCGAACTCGACAAGGTGACGGTCACCGCCACCCGCTCGGAGAAGAAGCTGCAGGACGCCCCGGTGACCGCCAGCGTGATCTCCGACCAGGACATCGAGGACGGCCTGGTCAAGGACATCAAGGACCTGGTCCGCTTCGAGCCCGGCGTCTCGGTGCGCCGCGCCCCCGCCCGCTTCACCGCCGCCGGCGCCTCGACGGGCCGCGACGGCAACAGCGGCTTCAACATCCGCGGCCTGGAAGGCAACCGCGTCCTGATCATGGTCGACGGCGTGCGCGTGCCCGACGGCTACGCCTTCGGCGCCCAGAACATGGGTCGCGGCGACTATGTCGACCTGGACACCCTGAAGTCGGTCGAGATCGTGCGCGGCCCGGCCAGCGCGCTCTACGGCAGCGACGGCCTGGCCGGTTCGGTCAACTACTTCACCAAGGATCCGTCCGACCTGCTGACGGGCGGCAAGAGCTTCGCCCTGCGCGGCCGCGTCGGCTACGCCTCGGCCGACGAGAGCTGGACCGAAAGCCTGACCGCCGCCGGCCAGAGCGGCAATTGGGAAGGCATGGTCGCCTATACCCGTCGCGACGGCGAGGGCCAGAAGACGGCCGGGACCAACGACTCGGCCAACACCGACCGCACCACCGCCAACCCCGAGGACGACCAGTCCAACGCCGTGCTGGCCCGGGTGGTCTACACCCTGAACGACCAGAACCGCTTCCGCCTGACCTATGACCACCTGGACAGCGACACCAGCTGGACGGTGCTGAGCGCCATCGCCAAGCCGCCGCTGGCCTCGACCAGCGTGCTGGGCCTGACCGCCTTCGACAAGATGAAGCGCGACCGCGTCAGCTTCGACCACCGCTACACCGGCGGCCAGGGCCTGATCCAATCGGCCCAAACCACGCTGTACTACCAGAACAGCACCACCCGGCAGTATTCGGCCGAAGACCGCAACACCGCCGTCGACCGCACCCGCGACGCCACCTTCGACAACGAAGTCTGGGGCGCGGCGCTGGAACTGCATAGCGACGCCACGATCGGCGGCGTGACCAACAAGTTCGTCTGGGGCGGCGACGCCTCGATCACCCGCCAGGAAGGCGTGCGCGACGGCACCGTGCCGCCCGCCGGCGAGACCTTCCCCACCCGCGCCTTCCCGACCACCGACTACACCCTGGCCGGCGCCTATGCGCAGGACGAGGTCGCGGTTGGCCCGGTCACCTTCTATCCGGCCGTGCGCTTCGACTACTACAAGCTGGAGCCCAAGAAGGACGCCCTGTTCACCGCCAACGTGCCGGCCAGCCAGAGCGACAGCCACGTCTCGCCCAAGCTGGGCGTGGTGTGGAAAGCCACCGACCTGGTGACCGTGTTCGCCAACGCCGCCGCCGGCTTCAAGGCCCCCTCGCCCTCGCAGGTCAACAACGGCTTCGCCAACCTGGTCTCCAACTACATGTCGGTGTCCAACCCCGACCTGAAGCCCGAGACCAGCGAGACCTTCGAGCTGGGCTTCCGCCTGAACCGTCCGACCTGGAACGCCAGCGTCACCGGCTTCACCGGTAAGTACGACGACTTCATCGAGCAGGTGCAGGTGCGCGGCGCGTTCACCCCCACCAATCCGGCGGTCTACCAGTACATCAATCAGTCCAAGGCCGAGATCAGCGGCGCCGAGGCCCGCTTCGTCACCGAGCTGGGCCACGGCTTCACTCTGCAGGGCGCGGCCTCCTACGCTCGCGGCAATTCCGAGAACAACGGCGTGAAGGCCCCGCTGGTCACCATCGACCCGGTCAAGGTCGTCGCCGGCCTGTCGTACCGCGATCCGGCCGGCCGGTTCGGCGGCGCGTTGAACGCCGTCCACTCGGCCAAGGAGTCGGCCGGTCGCTCGGGCGTCAGCTGCTCGATCACCACCGGCACGCCGCCCCGCACCCTGACCGGTTCGGACTACTGCTGGATGCCCAAGGAATTCACGGTGTTCGACCTGACGGCCTATTGGAACGTCACCGACAACGTCACCCTGCGCGGCGGCGTCTTCAACCTCACCGGCCAGACCTACGCCTGGTGGGGCGACGTGCGCGGCCTGGCCGACAACTCCGTCGTCAAGGACGCCTACACCCAGCCCGACCGCAACTACAGCGTCTCGCTGGCGGTGAAGTTCTAG
- the purU gene encoding formyltetrahydrofolate deformylase, with protein MDAKTPADRYILILQCPDRKGVVAAVSGFLADNDASIVESSHFNDGLADQFYMRTVFRPDGEMPGIDDLRRGFELIAKRFGMTWALHDAGAKPKVLIAVSKFGHCLFDLLHRWRAGLLPVEIVGVVSNHEDMRSFTEWSGLPYFHLPTTKANKAEQEDAFLKLVDDLAVDLVVLARYMQILSPALCARLSGKCINIHHSFLPSFKGAKPYHQAHERGVKIIGATAHYVTTDLDEGPIIEQGVHRVDHSHTPDDLVTLGRDVECTVLARAVTWHVEHRVLIAGAKTVVFD; from the coding sequence ATGGACGCCAAGACCCCCGCCGACCGCTACATCCTGATCCTGCAATGCCCCGACCGGAAGGGCGTGGTCGCCGCCGTGTCCGGCTTCCTGGCCGACAACGACGCCTCGATCGTCGAGAGCAGCCACTTCAACGACGGCTTGGCCGACCAGTTCTACATGCGCACGGTGTTTCGGCCCGACGGCGAGATGCCGGGGATCGACGACCTGCGCCGGGGCTTCGAGCTGATCGCCAAGCGCTTCGGCATGACCTGGGCCCTGCATGACGCGGGCGCCAAGCCCAAGGTGCTGATCGCCGTTTCCAAGTTCGGCCACTGCCTGTTCGACCTGCTGCACCGCTGGCGCGCTGGCCTGCTGCCGGTCGAGATCGTCGGGGTGGTGTCCAACCACGAGGACATGCGCTCGTTCACCGAATGGAGCGGCCTGCCCTATTTCCACCTGCCCACCACCAAGGCCAACAAGGCCGAGCAGGAAGACGCCTTCCTCAAGCTGGTCGACGACCTGGCCGTCGATCTGGTGGTGCTGGCCCGCTACATGCAGATCCTGTCGCCGGCCCTGTGCGCGCGGCTGTCGGGCAAGTGCATCAACATCCACCACTCGTTCCTGCCCAGCTTCAAGGGCGCCAAGCCCTATCACCAGGCCCACGAGCGCGGCGTGAAGATCATCGGCGCCACGGCCCACTACGTGACCACCGACCTCGACGAAGGCCCGATCATCGAACAGGGTGTCCACCGCGTGGACCACAGCCACACCCCCGACGACCTGGTGACCCTGGGCCGCGACGTCGAATGCACCGTGCTGGCCCGGGCGGTGACCTGGCATGTCGAGCACCGCGTGCTGATCGCGGGCGCCAAGACGGTGGTGTTCGACTAA
- a CDS encoding SRPBCC family protein — protein sequence MTDRIEKTIDLNAPIERVWRAVSDHKEFGTWFKVDLEAPFVVGQEARGQITHPGFEHVTWKARVTAIEPPRRFAFTWHPYGVDPDIDYDQEEPTLVEFLLEPNGAGTRLTVVESGFDKVPAHRREEAFRMNDGGWTQQVRNIKAHVES from the coding sequence ATGACCGACCGCATCGAAAAGACCATCGACCTGAACGCGCCGATCGAGCGCGTCTGGCGCGCCGTCAGCGACCACAAGGAATTCGGGACCTGGTTCAAGGTCGATCTGGAGGCGCCGTTCGTCGTCGGCCAGGAGGCGCGCGGCCAGATCACCCACCCGGGCTTCGAGCACGTGACCTGGAAGGCCAGGGTGACGGCCATCGAGCCGCCCCGGCGCTTCGCCTTCACCTGGCATCCCTACGGCGTCGATCCCGATATTGACTACGACCAGGAGGAGCCGACCCTGGTCGAGTTCCTGCTCGAACCGAACGGGGCCGGCACGCGGCTGACCGTCGTCGAGTCCGGCTTCGACAAGGTCCCCGCCCATCGTCGCGAGGAAGCCTTCCGGATGAACGACGGGGGCTGGACGCAGCAGGTGCGGAACATCAAGGCCCATGTTGAATCCTAG
- a CDS encoding transporter, with protein MRVRCSMGSLTFAALLPFAWTSLPDAVNAQDLEPRAYSPSPVGATFVITGYAHSSGAVAFDAAAPISNAHADLNLATAGVSHVFGLAGHQASVTAALPYLWGDASGDVGEARQSITRSGLGDLRLRVSTLLIGGPALSRQAFAVRKPAPILGVSLLAVAPTGEYMPDKLINLGANRWAFKPEIGVSFPRGPWQADAYAAVWLYADNDDFLNGKRRERDPMGAFQVHLSYTFRPGLWAALNSTFYQGGTTTVDGVRGADRQENARVGLTLSVPVSRTQSLLFVGSKGALTRFGGDFTTFGVSWRALSFH; from the coding sequence ATGCGCGTTCGCTGCTCGATGGGAAGCCTGACATTCGCGGCGCTCCTACCGTTCGCCTGGACGTCGCTGCCCGACGCCGTGAACGCCCAAGATCTGGAGCCCCGCGCCTATTCGCCCTCGCCGGTCGGCGCGACCTTCGTGATCACCGGCTACGCCCATTCCAGCGGCGCGGTCGCGTTCGACGCCGCCGCTCCGATCAGCAACGCCCATGCCGACCTCAATCTGGCCACCGCCGGCGTCAGTCACGTCTTTGGTCTGGCCGGTCACCAGGCCAGCGTGACGGCCGCCCTGCCCTATCTCTGGGGCGACGCCAGCGGCGATGTGGGCGAGGCGCGCCAGAGCATCACCCGCTCGGGCCTGGGCGATCTGCGGCTGAGGGTCAGCACCTTGCTGATCGGCGGTCCGGCGCTGTCCAGACAGGCGTTCGCCGTCCGCAAGCCCGCGCCGATCCTCGGCGTCAGCCTGCTGGCCGTCGCCCCGACCGGCGAATACATGCCCGACAAGCTGATCAACCTCGGCGCCAACCGCTGGGCGTTCAAGCCCGAGATCGGCGTATCCTTTCCCCGAGGCCCCTGGCAGGCCGACGCCTATGCGGCGGTCTGGCTCTATGCCGACAACGACGACTTCCTGAACGGCAAGCGGCGCGAGCGCGATCCCATGGGCGCGTTCCAGGTCCACCTCAGCTACACTTTCCGGCCCGGACTGTGGGCGGCGTTGAACAGCACCTTCTATCAGGGCGGGACCACCACGGTGGACGGCGTGCGCGGCGCGGACCGCCAGGAAAACGCCCGCGTGGGCCTGACGCTCTCGGTCCCTGTCTCGCGCACCCAATCGCTGCTGTTCGTCGGCAGCAAGGGCGCGTTGACCCGGTTCGGGGGCGACTTCACGACGTTCGGGGTCAGCTGGCGGGCCCTGAGCTTTCACTGA
- a CDS encoding DUF4424 domain-containing protein produces the protein MTQRPLAALIAALACLASAPAWANDTSAELAAGGLVLTKSDSIEMRSEDLYISEKAVRVRYVFANTSGKDVTVRVAFPMPDIGGPGFFQSDVSIPIDDAPANVLGFSTKVDGKLVKAEVEQKAIATDGVDRTAWLVANHIPLAVHVAGADEAMAALPKAKRDEAVRLGLYDGEGDEGPQWVLKTTYHWLQTFPAGRPIVVEHAYTPSIGATVATNVGTPYASEIKDKYCVDQTLTDTVVRAAKADKDGNAPWVDRWIDYVLVTGGNWKKPIGDFRLVVDKGSPKNLVSFCGSGVKKISPTQFEMRRANWRPEKDLSILLLVSHDAM, from the coding sequence ATGACCCAGCGCCCCCTCGCCGCCCTGATCGCCGCCCTCGCCTGCCTCGCGTCCGCCCCCGCCTGGGCCAACGACACCTCGGCCGAACTGGCGGCCGGCGGTCTGGTGCTGACCAAGAGCGACAGCATCGAGATGCGCTCCGAAGACCTCTACATCTCCGAAAAGGCCGTGCGGGTGCGCTATGTGTTCGCCAACACCAGCGGCAAGGACGTCACCGTCCGCGTCGCCTTCCCGATGCCCGACATCGGCGGACCGGGCTTTTTCCAGAGCGACGTTTCGATCCCGATCGACGACGCTCCGGCCAACGTCCTGGGCTTCTCGACCAAGGTCGATGGCAAGCTGGTGAAGGCCGAAGTCGAGCAGAAGGCCATCGCCACCGACGGCGTCGACCGCACGGCCTGGCTGGTCGCCAACCATATCCCCCTGGCCGTGCACGTGGCGGGCGCCGACGAGGCCATGGCCGCCCTGCCCAAGGCCAAGCGCGACGAGGCCGTCCGGCTGGGCCTCTATGACGGCGAGGGCGACGAGGGCCCGCAATGGGTGCTGAAGACCACCTATCACTGGCTGCAGACCTTCCCGGCCGGCCGGCCGATCGTGGTCGAGCACGCCTACACCCCCTCGATCGGCGCGACCGTGGCCACCAATGTCGGCACGCCGTACGCCAGCGAGATCAAGGACAAGTACTGCGTCGACCAGACCCTGACCGACACCGTCGTCCGCGCCGCCAAGGCCGACAAAGACGGCAACGCCCCGTGGGTCGACCGCTGGATCGACTATGTGCTGGTCACCGGCGGCAACTGGAAGAAGCCGATCGGCGACTTCCGCCTGGTGGTCGACAAGGGCTCGCCCAAGAACCTGGTCAGCTTCTGCGGTTCGGGCGTCAAGAAGATCAGCCCCACCCAGTTCGAGATGCGCCGCGCCAACTGGCGGCCGGAGAAGGACCTGTCGATCCTGCTGCTGGTGTCGCACGACGCGATGTAG
- a CDS encoding DUF4198 domain-containing protein → MRRSLSFAAFAIGATLAGALAGAAQAHSPYLLPTVFDASDRKLVTVQGSFTESFFTPEVVMKSDAWAVVGPDGARKALTPTNLRELALVEVPTEAAGTYRITSGQRTGRTAKAVLVKGEWEFIEDPSKAPAGTTPVDMQSLTLADVYVTRGAPTTAALAPVGKGLEFVAVTHPSEITTGQDAKFVVLFDGKPVKGQAVTLHGADDHYAEAKAAPITVTSDDQGRFTIKPGHSGVYQIQARYRVAPTAADPVGHSYTYALTFESLR, encoded by the coding sequence ATGCGCCGTTCGCTATCCTTCGCCGCCTTCGCGATCGGCGCGACCCTCGCCGGCGCCTTGGCCGGCGCGGCCCAGGCCCACTCGCCCTACCTGCTGCCGACCGTGTTCGACGCGTCCGACCGCAAGCTTGTGACGGTGCAGGGTTCGTTCACCGAGAGCTTCTTCACGCCCGAAGTCGTGATGAAGTCGGACGCCTGGGCGGTGGTCGGGCCGGACGGCGCGCGCAAAGCCCTGACGCCGACCAACCTGCGCGAACTGGCCCTGGTCGAGGTGCCCACCGAGGCGGCCGGCACCTATCGCATCACCAGCGGCCAGCGCACCGGCCGCACCGCCAAGGCGGTGCTGGTCAAGGGCGAGTGGGAGTTCATCGAGGATCCCAGCAAGGCCCCGGCCGGGACCACGCCCGTCGACATGCAGAGCCTGACCCTGGCCGATGTCTATGTCACGCGCGGGGCGCCCACCACGGCCGCCCTCGCCCCGGTCGGCAAGGGCCTGGAGTTCGTGGCCGTCACCCATCCCAGCGAGATCACCACCGGCCAGGACGCCAAGTTCGTGGTGCTGTTCGACGGCAAGCCGGTGAAGGGCCAGGCCGTCACCCTGCACGGCGCCGACGATCACTACGCCGAGGCCAAGGCCGCGCCGATCACCGTCACCAGCGACGACCAGGGCCGCTTCACGATCAAGCCGGGCCACTCGGGCGTCTACCAGATCCAGGCCCGCTACCGCGTCGCCCCGACCGCCGCCGATCCGGTCGGCCACTCCTACACCTACGCTCTCACCTTCGAATCCCTGCGCTGA
- a CDS encoding MerR family transcriptional regulator produces the protein MRSTCFLNPAEAARRLGVSAKALRLYEQRGLVTPVRTAAGWRAYGPDQMTRAGEIVALRALGLSLARIADVLDGDAQALEPALAAHQAALEGQVRQLTGAVEKVRDLRADLARGRAPTAEDLTNLLTPRPGLGVAFELPWPWGGERFELRDIPPLTYITGPLGSGKTRLAMRLAEALPGAVFLGLDRTAADITDAAHATRVKQALAWLAEDGAAPSEALRTLLVALDADGAAALVIDMPEHGLDQATQEALAVHLRRRSSKARPVFLLTRSNAILDVAAVGLGETILYCPANHAPPIRVAPYPGAAGYEAVADCLASPEVRARTQGMMAVMSPAV, from the coding sequence GTGCGCTCCACCTGCTTCCTGAACCCCGCCGAGGCCGCCCGGCGACTGGGCGTCTCGGCCAAGGCCCTGCGGCTCTACGAGCAGCGCGGTCTGGTGACCCCGGTCCGCACGGCGGCCGGGTGGCGGGCCTATGGTCCCGACCAGATGACGCGCGCCGGCGAGATCGTCGCCCTGCGCGCCCTGGGTCTCAGCCTGGCCCGGATCGCCGACGTGCTGGACGGCGACGCCCAGGCCCTGGAGCCCGCCCTCGCCGCGCATCAGGCAGCGCTGGAAGGCCAGGTTCGCCAGCTGACCGGGGCGGTCGAAAAGGTCCGCGACCTGCGCGCCGATCTGGCCCGAGGGCGGGCGCCCACCGCCGAGGACCTCACGAACCTGCTGACCCCGCGCCCTGGTCTCGGCGTCGCGTTCGAGCTGCCCTGGCCCTGGGGCGGCGAGCGGTTCGAACTGCGCGACATCCCGCCCCTGACCTACATCACCGGCCCCCTGGGCAGCGGCAAGACGCGGCTGGCGATGCGCCTCGCGGAAGCCCTGCCGGGGGCGGTATTCCTGGGCCTGGATCGGACGGCCGCCGACATCACCGACGCGGCGCACGCCACGCGGGTCAAGCAGGCCTTGGCCTGGCTCGCCGAGGACGGGGCCGCGCCGTCCGAAGCCCTGCGGACCTTGCTCGTCGCGCTGGACGCCGACGGGGCCGCGGCCCTGGTCATCGACATGCCGGAACACGGACTGGACCAGGCTACTCAAGAGGCCCTCGCCGTTCATCTGCGTCGTCGGAGCTCCAAGGCGCGTCCGGTGTTCCTGCTCACCCGCTCCAACGCCATCCTCGACGTGGCCGCCGTCGGGCTGGGCGAAACGATCCTCTACTGCCCCGCCAACCACGCCCCGCCGATCCGCGTGGCGCCCTATCCGGGCGCGGCGGGCTACGAGGCCGTGGCCGATTGCCTGGCCTCGCCGGAGGTTCGAGCGCGGACGCAGGGGATGATGGCGGTGATGAGCCCGGCAGTGTGA
- a CDS encoding EF-hand domain-containing protein encodes MKTKIALLAAAALCVAAPAFAASHARDTFIKEQDLNGDGSVSKEEFKTGREKQFAGIDANHDGKLSHDEYVGEFTARLTKRLAASTDTPEKKEEERVRQLRQADVRFGVLDTDKSGGITPAEFEYSGWRMFVTHDTNKDGVVSAADPVAEDTN; translated from the coding sequence ATGAAGACCAAGATCGCCCTCCTGGCCGCCGCCGCCCTCTGTGTCGCCGCGCCCGCCTTCGCCGCCTCGCACGCCCGCGACACCTTCATCAAGGAGCAGGACCTCAACGGCGACGGCTCGGTCAGCAAGGAAGAGTTCAAGACCGGTCGCGAGAAGCAGTTCGCCGGCATCGACGCCAACCACGACGGCAAGCTCTCGCACGACGAATATGTCGGCGAGTTCACCGCGCGCCTGACCAAGCGCCTGGCCGCCTCGACCGATACGCCGGAGAAGAAGGAAGAGGAGCGCGTGCGCCAGCTGCGTCAGGCCGACGTGCGCTTCGGCGTGCTCGACACCGACAAGAGCGGCGGCATCACCCCGGCCGAGTTCGAATATTCGGGCTGGCGGATGTTCGTCACCCACGACACCAACAAGGACGGCGTGGTCTCGGCGGCCGATCCGGTGGCTGAAGACACGAACTAG
- the rnk gene encoding nucleoside diphosphate kinase regulator — protein MNTQIHSTQALPAIYVTEADFEILSNLADAAAGRAPGGRVLAEEMARAMIVEPDEAPRPFVRIGSRVAFQDLSNDQTRIVHVSLPRDASIDDNRISVLSPVGAALIGLTAGETFHWTDPEGRARGVRVLAVQD, from the coding sequence ATGAATACCCAGATCCACTCCACCCAAGCCCTGCCCGCGATCTATGTGACCGAGGCCGACTTCGAGATCCTCTCCAACCTGGCCGACGCCGCCGCCGGCCGCGCGCCGGGCGGCCGCGTGCTGGCCGAGGAAATGGCCCGCGCCATGATCGTCGAGCCCGATGAGGCGCCGCGCCCGTTCGTGCGCATCGGCTCGCGGGTCGCGTTCCAGGACCTCTCCAACGACCAGACCCGCATCGTCCACGTCAGCCTGCCGCGCGACGCCAGCATCGACGACAACCGCATCTCGGTGCTCAGTCCCGTGGGCGCGGCCCTGATCGGCCTGACCGCCGGCGAGACCTTCCACTGGACCGACCCCGAAGGCCGGGCGCGCGGCGTCCGCGTACTGGCGGTTCAGGACTAG
- a CDS encoding ArsR/SmtB family transcription factor — translation MLNPSVQDPAPIFAALGDRTRLSLLGKLADGQARSIAALSSDTDLTRQAITKHLHVLQDAGLVASLKVGRESRFAARRETIDEARAYLDRVSRQWDDALGRLKAFVETDGAG, via the coding sequence ATGTTGAATCCTAGCGTCCAGGACCCCGCGCCGATCTTCGCGGCCTTGGGTGACCGCACGCGCCTGTCGCTGCTGGGCAAGCTGGCCGATGGCCAGGCGCGGTCGATCGCGGCCCTGTCGAGCGACACGGACCTGACCCGCCAGGCCATCACCAAGCACCTGCACGTGCTGCAGGACGCCGGCCTGGTGGCCAGCCTCAAGGTCGGCCGCGAAAGCCGCTTCGCCGCCCGCCGCGAGACGATCGACGAGGCGCGGGCCTATCTGGACCGGGTGTCGCGCCAATGGGACGACGCGCTGGGACGGTTGAAGGCGTTCGTGGAGACGGACGGAGCTGGTTAG
- a CDS encoding VOC family protein, with protein sequence MAQHPTGIHHLAFMAGDIKKHIAFFSEVMGCPLVALFDMHGVPGGLHAFLRMNDHSYFSIVQLPDVDQIPVQLGVTHAGNGALPSAPGTLQHLAFRADTEHELLALRDRIRGHGVNVIGPIDHGMCRSIYFAGPDQMTLEVACSSEAIDPARWIDPVVLAKAGISPDEAARFKAPAPYDGPSPASQPPYDETKPHMAYPKKAYLQMLTVPDEVITASASYAEPPVKAVPAT encoded by the coding sequence ATGGCGCAGCATCCGACGGGCATCCACCACCTGGCCTTCATGGCCGGCGACATCAAGAAACACATCGCCTTCTTCAGCGAGGTCATGGGCTGCCCTCTGGTGGCGCTGTTCGACATGCATGGCGTGCCGGGCGGCCTGCACGCCTTCCTGCGGATGAACGACCACAGCTATTTCTCGATCGTTCAGTTGCCCGACGTCGATCAGATCCCGGTGCAGTTGGGCGTCACCCACGCCGGCAACGGCGCCCTGCCATCCGCGCCGGGCACGCTGCAGCACTTGGCCTTCCGAGCCGACACGGAGCACGAGTTGCTGGCCCTGCGCGACCGCATCCGCGGCCACGGGGTCAACGTCATCGGTCCCATCGACCACGGCATGTGCCGCTCGATCTACTTCGCCGGTCCCGACCAGATGACCCTGGAGGTCGCCTGCTCGTCCGAGGCCATCGACCCGGCCCGCTGGATCGATCCCGTCGTCCTGGCCAAGGCCGGGATCAGCCCGGACGAAGCCGCCCGCTTCAAGGCCCCCGCCCCCTATGACGGCCCCAGCCCCGCGTCCCAGCCGCCCTACGATGAAACCAAGCCGCACATGGCCTATCCGAAGAAGGCCTATCTGCAGATGCTGACCGTTCCGGACGAGGTGATCACCGCGTCGGCCTCGTATGCCGAGCCGCCGGTCAAGGCTGTCCCCGCGACCTGA
- a CDS encoding alpha/beta hydrolase family protein, producing the protein MAKDPVRIVREPYGYAYAERSRLKETYGGPDGQVFVECMRIRPEVGDSETVILFSHPIGGGSFLPLVTALARAGRHVVYCNTRYRGNDTALILEKCVLDLGACVADLKTRFGYRTVILGGWSGGGSLSLFYQDQATNPTITHTPAGDPVDLVGAALQPADGVMLLAAHVSRSVTLTEWLDSSILDEDRPFERDRELNIYAPDCPHQPPYDEAFVARFRAAQLARNRRITARVRATLDELKTVDPDLERPFVVYGTMCDVRWTDPAQDPSDRRPRTCYLGDPRIANDGPVGLARFTTLRSWLSQWSFDDSRANGVLNAARVTCPALVISNTADLACTPSHARRLFDALAGADKRYVEIKDADHYYIERPDLLPRAVGEVTAWLEERGF; encoded by the coding sequence ATGGCGAAGGATCCGGTCCGCATCGTCCGCGAGCCCTACGGCTACGCCTATGCCGAACGCTCCCGCCTGAAGGAGACCTATGGCGGTCCCGACGGCCAGGTGTTCGTCGAGTGCATGCGGATCCGGCCTGAGGTCGGCGACTCCGAGACCGTGATCCTGTTCAGCCATCCGATCGGCGGCGGGTCGTTCTTGCCGCTGGTCACCGCCCTGGCGCGGGCTGGGCGGCACGTCGTCTATTGCAACACGCGGTACCGCGGCAACGACACGGCCCTGATCCTGGAGAAGTGCGTCCTGGACCTGGGCGCCTGCGTCGCCGACCTGAAGACCCGGTTCGGCTACAGGACGGTGATCCTGGGCGGCTGGTCGGGCGGCGGCTCGCTGTCGCTGTTCTATCAGGACCAGGCGACGAACCCGACGATCACTCACACCCCGGCCGGCGATCCGGTCGATCTGGTCGGGGCGGCGCTGCAGCCCGCAGACGGCGTGATGTTGCTGGCCGCCCACGTCAGCCGCTCGGTGACCCTGACCGAATGGTTGGATTCCTCGATCCTGGACGAGGACCGCCCGTTCGAGCGGGATCGCGAGCTGAACATCTACGCGCCCGACTGTCCGCATCAGCCGCCCTACGACGAGGCCTTCGTGGCGAGGTTCCGCGCCGCCCAGCTGGCCCGCAATCGCCGCATCACCGCTCGGGTTCGCGCGACGCTGGACGAGCTCAAGACCGTCGATCCGGACCTGGAGCGGCCGTTCGTCGTCTACGGCACCATGTGCGACGTGCGCTGGACAGACCCGGCCCAGGACCCGTCCGACCGGCGGCCGCGCACCTGCTATCTGGGCGACCCCCGCATCGCCAACGACGGGCCGGTGGGCCTGGCGCGGTTCACCACCCTGCGCTCGTGGCTGTCGCAATGGAGCTTCGACGACAGCCGCGCCAACGGCGTGCTGAACGCGGCCAGGGTCACGTGCCCGGCCCTGGTGATCAGCAACACGGCGGACCTGGCCTGCACACCCAGCCACGCTCGCCGCCTGTTCGACGCCCTGGCCGGCGCCGACAAGCGCTATGTCGAGATCAAGGACGCCGACCACTACTACATCGAGCGGCCGGATCTGCTGCCGCGAGCTGTGGGGGAAGTGACGGCGTGGCTGGAGGAGCGGGGCTTCTAG